From Neospora caninum Liverpool complete genome, chromosome VIII, a single genomic window includes:
- a CDS encoding putative CW-type zinc finger domain-containing protein yields the protein MRSDTSSSDNHSSSPALPSSSAHPTPLGAGSSQLPPAGSASFASSFSFPSVPSSRGLSPALIASGALQQHHQAAAGAVMSLPLHLLRLQQQSALAKQQVLTASAASATGGTGRQSAAGTSGAICALLQHASRLPQQQTSLAALQQRQAHQTPPGGGCGAAPEKVHWVQCDRCDKWRVAPFEINATTWVCAQNTWDPRFASCSAPEETNVEVEGSADDGRSALHDATRPEAASSQPAQPGPRAGLAANPQLTQQRLQKQNAAVAPLLPAGGQTPGGGKVKGGAGGGPTVAASKSCAARGKKKAKASAAPAVSTPGAKTGAVSPRGAASATKKGRGGNARKGVPLPGEAGRLKAEGLSAQTSPAGGGVVDISTAASALMAAGLPFSALQHAQSQHFLQHPLLSSGAHQGTGASAGGPVAPALRPGETRAGAAGFTPLQQQLLQHQQLHSQRLLQQIHSYAQVSAPTLPLALGAQASGGTQLVLEHWVQCDACNKWRRAPTEIKSDKWFCSMNTWAPQFASCDAPEEPDPEAADVADAPQMTAQSKPGASNAGLPTGKDEDESGRGAGRGAQKRQRSASVPGAGGSGGAGAAAGKSAAAKPGGKGKAKAKTEKGDGTALAHSAPSLDADQADTRENKEETAAVDASLFEGSKARLPISSLPHGTTLALSSRASVLAGQRFPACAPFGVNPIQNTARPPAVASSALPSVPSLSSLPPAPVPGSGRSATAGGFAGRTQDGKPLKWQRCTSCSKWRRVPEEAVFKNDRFCCYMNVWSAVQATCTAPQEPWQAPAELPVRAGAAAASHGPGDLARDQGEGVTKGLKEGLPEAIAALTSRAVAGETNCHVEAERTGAQSRTSSSLQKTSEQNAAGEPAAAASGAGTDPALGSFSFPASQLNSQQRLQLLLQLQTAGASLGALSDLAADPVASLLSTDGASVADAPGESSEQAKPGACEGAGDSQKEDKKEDEADKNEEEGDEDEQNEAESDSSDEEGDDGSSQGGSGAAGGKGSSSGAHPSGGEPAEKRGGGDDRKGGSAKAEGEEHDEEQGLKRTEEGDPEEEKGNARERTTRMQGLRSGSKENAASPTFPRSPPTEDHVQPLPFSPLTAIASPLSPPLRSSPSSLAASCMFSSLGSSTTSLQLPCGPPSLCLSLSLPPEEGACERRDAGSPVASFEDASGPSTPSTEASAASSPRGFPFDWSRWKVDFSSADATPLSQSKDAEGAWCAFEEEGKEPDREDQGTEARGKASLQSRMLFASWFPVSSPLSSSRLSPSPHSPSLSPAMSLFLSSPLSSRSLSVRSSLSSPRFPLVSVSSRLPPAAALLSHPEEGNVERRHADCFFPA from the exons ATGCGGTCTGACACATCCTCTTCTGACAAccattcttcctctcccgctctcccttcttcctctgcgcatCCTACACCGCTCGGCGCAGGAAGTTCGCAGCTGCCTCCAGCAGGCTCCGcgtccttcgcgtcttccttctccttcccctctgtACCTTCTTCCCGCGGACTCTCTCCAGCACTCATCGCCTCAGGGGCCCTCCAGCAGCATCACCAAGCGGCTGCTGGGGCTGTgatgtctctgcctctccacctACTCCGCCTCCAGCAGCAGAGTGCCTTGGCGAAGCAACAAGTCCTCACGGCTAGCGCTGCGTCGGCCACGGGAGGCACTGGAAGGCAGTCCGCCGCCGGCACCAGCGGCGCAATTTGTGCCCTTCTCCAGCACGCGAGTCGCCTGCCTCAGCAACAAACCTCGCTGGCGGCGctccagcagagacaggctcATCAGACGCCCCCCGGAGGCGGGTGCGGCGCAGCCCCCGAGAAAGTCCACTGGGTTCAG TGCGACCGATGCGACAAGTGGCGCGTGGCGCCGTTCGAAATCAACGCGACGACTTGGGTGTGTGCCCAGAACACGTGGGATCCGCGGTTCGCGTCGTGCAGCGCCCCGGAAGAGACCAATGTCGAGGTGGAAGGCTCTGCTGACGACGGGCGATCTGCGCTGCACGACGCCACCCGGCCCGAGGCCGCGTCGTCGCAGCCTGCGCAGCCAGGCCCCAGGGCAGGCTTGGCTGCAAACCCGCAGTTGACCcagcagcggctgcagaAGCAAAACGCAGCGGTCGCTCCACTTCTGCCGGCGGGGGGACAAACCCCGGGAGGCGGGAAGGTCAAAGGCGGAGCCGGCGGAGGCCCCACCGTTGCAGCGAGTAAGTCGTGTGCGGCGCGAggcaagaagaaggcgaaggcgagcgcggcgccggCTGTATCAACACCTGGCGCCAAGACGGGAGCCGTCAGTCCGCGCGGGGCGGCTTCAGCGACAAAGAAGGGCCGGGGAGGCAACGCTCGGAAGGGAGTCCCTCTTCCGGGAGAGGCCGGGCGCCTTAAAGCAGAAGGCTTGTCGGCGCAGACCTCGCCTGCTGGGGGCGGTGTCGTGGACATCAGcacggcggcgtcggcgctcATGGCGGCGGGGCTCCCCTTCTCCGCGCTCCAGCATGCACAGAGTCAGCACTTTCTGCAGCAtcctctgctttcctccGGTGCGCACCAAGGAACGGGAGCGAGCGCGGGGGGCCCCGTGGCCCCGGCTCTGCGGCCCGGGGAGActcgcgccggcgccgcgggCTTCACGCCcctgcagcagcagctgctccaGCACCAGCAGCTTCACAGCCAGCGCCTCTTGCAGCAGATCCACTCGTACGCTCAGGTCTCTGCGCCGACGCTTCCCTTGGCTCTCGGCGCGCAGGCGAGCGGAGGGACGCAGCTGGTGCTCGAGCACTGGGTGCAGTgcgacgcatgcaacaaGTGGCGCCGAGCTCCGACGGAAATCAAGAGTGACAAGTGGTTCTGCTCCATGAACACCTGGGCCCCGCAGTTCGCCTCCTGCGACGCCCCTGAAGAACCCGATCCCGAAGCTGCAGACGTCGCAGATGCACCCCAGATGACTGCACAAAGCAAACCCGGCGCGAGCAACGCGGGGCTCCCAAcaggaaaggacgaagacgagtcGGGCCGGGGAGCGGGGCGCGGGGCTCAGAAGCGGCAACGGAGCGCCTCTGTCCCTGGCGCTGGCGGCAGTGGCGGAGCGGGCGCTGCTGCTGGCAAGAGCGCGGCTGCGAAGccgggaggaaaagggaaagcgaaggcaaagactgagaaaggagacggcacCGCTCTCGCCCACAGCGCCCCGTCCCTCGACGCCGACCAGGCAGACACTCGCgagaacaaagaagagaccgcTGCCGTCGACGCTTCCCTGTTCGAGGGTTCGAAGGCTCGACTGCCTatctcctctctgccccaCGGCACAACTCTCGCCCTGTCGTCGCGTGCCTCGGTCCTCGCTGGACAGCGCTTCCCCGCGTGCGCCCCATTCGGCGTCAACCCCATCCAGAACACGGCTCGCCCCCCAGCTGTCGCatcttccgctcttccttctgtgccttccctgtcttccctgcctccgGCTCCTGTCCCTGGATCGGGCCGCAGTGCGACTGCGGGCGGCTTCGCGGGGAGAACGCAGGACGGGAAACCGCTCAAGTGGCAAAGGTGCACGAGTTGCAGCAAGTGGCGCCGCGTGCCGGAGGAGGCGGTGTTCAAAAACGACCGCTTCTGCTGCTATATGAACGTCTGGTCGGCCGTGCAGGCGACGTGCACGGCGCCTCAGGAGCCCTGGCAGGCGCCTGCCGAGCTGCCGGTCCGCGCTGGAGCCGCTGCTGCCTCCCACGGCCCAGGCGATCTCGCGCGAGACCAAGGGGAGGGCGTGACGAAGGGGCTGAAGGAAGGACTCCCGGAGGCGATAGCGGCGCTCACGTCGCGAGCAGTGGCGGGCGAAACAAACTGTCACGTTGAAGCGGAAAGGACTGGGGCCCAATCACGCAcatcctcttctctccagaagACAAGCGAGCAAAACGCTGCGGGCGAACCCGCCGCAGCGGCCAGCGGAGCGGGGACGGATCCTGCGCTCGgatctttctcgtttcctgcgAGTCAGCTGAACTCTCAACAGCGGCTTCAGCTGCTCCTCCAGCTGCAGACTGCAGGCGCAAGCTTGGGCGCTCTCAGCGATCTCGCGGCCGAtcctgtcgcctcgctcctctccaccGATGGGGCCTCTGTCGCGGACGCTCCAGGCGAGTCGTCGGAGCAGGCGAAGCCAGGCGCGTGCGagggcgccggagacagccagaaggaagacaagaaggaagacgaggcggacaagaatgaagaggagggagatgAAGATGAACaaaacgaagcagagagtgattcaagcgacgaagaaggcgacgacgggtCCTCGCAAGGCGGCAGCGGTGCGGccggaggaaaaggcagctCCAGCGGTGCGCACCCTTCTGGAGGCGAGCCtgccgagaagcgaggaggaggagacgacagaaaaggaggaagcgcgaaagccgagggagaggagcacGATGAAGAGCAGGGGCtgaagagaacggaggaaggagacccagaggaagagaagggaaacgcgagagagagaactaCACGAATGCAGGGACTGCGCTCAGGCAGTAAAGAAAACGCCGCCTCACCAACTTTTCCACGTTCCCCGCCGACTGAGGACCATGTGCAgccccttcctttctctcctcttaCTGCCATtgcctctccgctgtctcctcccttgcgttcctctccttcctctctggctgCCTCGTGtatgttttcttctttgggTTCTTCCACGACGTCCTTGCAGCTACCTTGTGGGCCACCGTCGCTGTGCTTGTCGCTTTCCCTGCCTCCGGAGGAAGGTGCgtgcgaaaggagagacgcaggctcGCCTGTCGCCAGCTTCGAGGACGCGTCGGGTCCGTCTACGCCTTCGACTGAGGCGTCTGCAGCCTCCAGTCCTCGCGGGTTCCCGTTCGACTGGAGCCGATGGAAAGTCGACTTCTCGTCCGCGGACGCGACTCCTTTGTCTCAGTCGAAAGACGCTGAGGGTGCCTGGTGTGCAtttgaggaagaagggaaggaaccCGACAGAGAAGATCAGGGAACGGAGGCACGAGGGAAGGCATCTTTGCAGTCTCGCATGCTCTTCGCATCTTGgttccctgtctcgtctccgctgtcctCGTCACGTCTTTCGCCATCGCCAcattctccttctctctcccctgcaatgtctctctttctttcttctcctctttcttctcgctctctttctgtgcgctcgtctctgtcgtctcctcgttttcctctcgtttccgtgTCAAGTCGTTTGCCCCCCGCGGCAGCTCTTCTGTCTCACCCCGAGGAGGGAAACGTTGAGAGGAGACATGCCGAttgcttctttcctgcttga
- a CDS encoding putative WD-40 repeat protein, translating to MVKAYLRYVHEEAFGLNSSPHANVSFFRPSAAGRSSFAYALTCTGASVTLWNTSRQCRLVSFSPPPSLSSTYHHAVRIALSASHSHLAVGYSDGSIRVWEAPTASDLATLAASPLPASGVSAAPHVFSPPPGLTLQGHRSAITALCWGPGDTQRVPYEKRGDGRTVSLSAAHAIAFEHLLISGSADGDIIVWDRIAGVGLHRLHAHAAPVTQVLALKRAAKADFRGEAGGRAGDGCENDASEETTRKRRRDTSEDVQRTDDAAGPSRHGQRGKRKLRRGGHESANPFASTESSLSMASFQAVEVSGTSRETGSLPGSGLLLVSAGKDGLVKIWDADLELCLQTLVDAATGASGAREAWSLAVNPQQTRLVVGCGDQLLRVYALHGLSAAEPRVSGRPGEAETKQGKVGDAGTDERGADAEAQINRHTHLRCIAGFLGFLRRPSGGQKKTTCLQFVTWTVRGGGKKERRRGDRGEDGEGEDVGGEEEEGVLVVGSGNSRSVEVFKVCGETERRKRMKRRQRRSEEKKKKREQKAREAGSGPHHLDDEEKEEEAAGRVTDEFVFLSRLHTASVIKTFHLRAGCAPQQVASDKLAGTKDRLAAGGRSGTSNTEVQVLLGLADNAFETWKVDVQQLSDRLSQKTPEESETNGAARNGDECFKQLCRVSAGGHRGTVRHLSVSHDSAYLLSIADEGFKVWTTHTRQCVKSVSLDLPLCGFFVAGNDHVVLGTKCGDLYLYDIGACTVRQHLGRAHTGAVNALAEHPKHTGFASISADKSVKLFVFHLTSETPSPSGKKSKKEQAAAAGSVVQFRQVGSLPLPDQGLDLRYSMDGKFLICALLDMTVLVFYSDTCKLFLSLYGHQLPVLSLAVSSDSTRLATGSADKTVKVWGLDFGNIQHSLLAHDDAVTQVLFLFGTHYLLSASSDASLKLWDVDRQSCLVTILPSVSNSPLRCLAASQDGDRVFVADASRLLQCWRRTGEQMFAEEEEERRWEENAEREALREDAILTSTATSAAVVTDRTSKRTMETVRTTERLMEVLDEAREQQEADEAYAAALLAWERRRKELVQKQASRRPSSKGEERYALSVQDREEKAIEGLPPRPVPPPGKVELMGKTAMEHVLRAVATWKAGNTFEVLVALPFDYAYRLLEFLVAHLSLLHVLTTPGKQRETEASSFSSLAFSQEQKKPRRMQEKEEHAEGQDTEEQRPADAILCLCPIESVARVALILVQLHFRLFLASPKQRQILARLQGCLRPLLVRERDRMRFNSAALTFLQRKMDQERFQALPEVKLPGSKRQTAVSY from the exons ATGGTGAAGGCGTATTTGCGCTACGTCCACGAAGAGGCCTTCGGCCTCAATTCCTCTCCGCATGCTaacgtctccttcttccgtccGTCTGCTGCAGGCCGGTCGTCTTTTGCCTACGCGCTAACGTGCACTGGGGCGTCGGTGACGCTGTGGAATACGTCCCGCCAGTGCCGTCttgtgtccttttctccacctccgtcgctctcgtccacCTACCACCACGCCGTTCGTATCGCTCTCTCAGCGAGCCATTCACACCTTGCAGTCGGCTACAGCGACGGCAGCATTCGCGTCTGGGAAGCGCCGACCGCGTCGGACCTCGCTactctcgctgcttcgccgcttccggcttctggtgtctctgcagctcctcacgtcttctctccacctcccGGTCTCACGCTTCAAGGTCACCGGAGCGCAATCACCGCCTTGTGCTGGGGACCTGGCGACACACAACGGGTGCCTtacgagaagcgaggcgacgggcgcaccgtctctctttccgctgcgCATGCGATTGCCTTCGAGCATCTCCTCATTTCAGGATCTGCAGATGGAGACATCATTGTCTGGGACCGCATCGCGGGCGTCGGCCTGCacagactgcatgcgcacgccGCTCCAGTCACGCAAGTCCTCGCCCTCAAGAGAGCAGCCAAGGCAGACTTccgaggagaggcaggcggaaGAGCTGGGGATGGGTGCGAGAacgacgcgagcgaggagacgactCGGAAGCGCCGAAGAGACACATCTGAGGACGTGCAGCGCACGGATGACGCGGCAGGGCCCTCTCGACATGGTCAACGCGGAAAGCGGAAGTTGAGGAGAGGCGGGCACGAGTCAGCCAATCCTTTCGCGTCCACCGAGTCGTCGCTGTCGATGGCTTCATTCCAGGCAGTGGAGGTTTCTGGAACGAGCCGGGAAACCGGTTCTCTGCCGGGGTCTGGgctgcttctcgtctcggcAGGGAAGGACGGTCTCGTGAAAATCTGGGACGCAGATCTCGAGCTGTGTCTCCAAACGCTCGTGGACGCTGCCACAGGGGCTTCGGGCGCACGAGAGGCGTGGAGTCTCGCAGTGAATCCCCAACAG aCGCGCCTCGTGGTTGGATGCGGCGAccagcttcttcgcgtctACGCTTTGCATGGCCTCTCCGCGGCCGAGCCGCGGGTCTCCGGAAGGccgggcgaggcagagacgaagcaaggAAAGGTCGGAGACGCTGGAACCGACGAACGCGGAGCAGATGCGGAAGCTCAGATCAACCGCCACACGCACCTTCGTTGCATTGCGGGTTTCTTAGGCTTTCTGCGCCGCCCTTCGGGGggccagaagaaaacgacgtgTCTCCAGTTCGTCACGTGGACGGTGCGGggtggaggaaagaaagaaagacggagaggagacagaggcgaggacggagagggagaggatgtgggaggggaggaggaagagggagtcCTCGTTGTTGGGAGTGGAAACAGTCGCAGCGTTGAGGTGTTCAAGGTctgtggagagacggagagaaggaaaaggatgaagagaaggcagaggcgcagcgaagagaagaagaaaaagcgagagcaGAAGGCACGAGAAGCCGGCAGCGGACCTCACCACttggacgacgaagagaaggaagaagaggctgcCGGTCGCGTGACAGACGAattcgtctttctctcccgccttcacACGGCCAGCGTCATCAAAACGTTTCATCTCCGAGCTGGCTGTGCACCTCAGCAGGTCGCGTCAGACAAACTCGCAGGAACAAAGGACCGACTAGCGGCTGGCGGTCGGAGCGGCACGTCAAACACGGAGGTCCAAGTGCTTCTCGGTCTTGCAGACAACGCCTTTGAAACGTGGAAAGTAGACGTTCAGCAGTTATCCGATCGCCTTTCGCAGAAG acacctgaggagagcgagacgaacggCGCGGCACGCAACGGCGACGAATGCTTCAAGCAACTctgccgcgtttccgccggGGGCCACCGGGGCACTGTTCGCCACCTGTCTGTCAGCCATGACAGCGCGTATCTCCTCTCGATTGCCGACGAG GGCTTTAAAGTCTGgacgacacacacgcgacaATGTGTGAAGAGCGTATCTCTTGACCTGCCGctctgcggcttcttcgtcgccg GAAACGATCATGTGGTGCTCGGCACCAAGTGCGGAGATCTGTACCTCTACGACATCGGTGCATGCACTGTGCGACAACACCTCGGGCGTGCGCACACTGGGGCCGTCAATGCGCTTGCTGAGCACCCAAAACACACCGG GTTCGCCTCGATTTCTGCGGACAAAAGCGTGAAGTTGTTTGTCTTCCACCTGACGAGCGagacgccgtctccgtctgggaagaagagcaagaaagagCAGGCGGCTGCCGCGGGAAGCGTCGTTCAGTTCCGGCAAGTCGGAAGCCTTCCGCTCCCAGACCAGGGGTTGGATCTGCGCTACTCGATGGATGGGAAATTTCTGATATGTGCGCTGCTTGACATGactgtcctcgtcttctATTCGGACACCTGCaagctcttcctctctctgtatgGCCATCAACTTCCAGTCCTTTCCCTCGCGGTCTCCTCCGACAGCACGCGCCTCGCAACCGGAAGCGCAGACAAAACCGTCAAGGTCTGGGGCCTCGACTTTGGAAATATCCAACACAGTCTCCTTGCCCACGACGACGCAGTCACTCAG GtactcttcctcttcggcaCACACTACCTGTTGAGTGCGTCGTCGGACGCCTCGTTGAAGCTGTGGGATGTGGATCGGCAGTCTTGTCTCGTCACGATTCTTCCCTCGGTGTCGAACTCGCCGCTGCGGTGTTTGGCAGCTAGCCAAGACGGCGACCGCGTGTTTGTGGCTGACGCGAGTCGCCTCCTGCAGTGCTGGCGGCGCACGGGTGAGCAGATGTTtgcagaggaggaggaagagaggcggtgGGAAGAGAACGCCGAGCGGGAGGCcttgagagaagacgcgatcTTGACGAGCACAGCCACGAGCGCTGCGGTGGTCACGGATAGAACCAGCAAGCGAACCATGGAGACGGTCCGAACGACGGAACGACTCATGGAG GTTCTCGATGAGGCCCGAGAGCAACAGGAAGCCGACGAAGCGTACGCAGCTGCTCTGCTCGCCTGGGAAAGGCGACGCAAGGAACTTGTGCAGAAACAGGCGTCGCGGCGACCCTCATCGAAAGGTGAAGAGCGGTACGCGCTGTCTGTacaggacagagaggaaaaggcgataGAAGGCCTGCCGCCTCGACCGGTTCCGCCACCCGGCAAAGTGGAGCTAATGGGGAAAACTGCTATGGAGCACGTCCTGCGGGCTGTCGCAACTTGGAAAGCAGGCAACACATTCGAGGTACTTGTTGCTCTGCCGTTCGACTACGCCTACCGG CTTCTCGAATTCTTAGTTGCGCACCTGTCTCTGCTACACGTCTTGACTACACCcggcaagcagagagagacagaggcgtctTCGTTCTCATCGCTGGCTTTCTCgcaagagcagaagaagccgcgtcggatgcaagagaaggaagagcatGCAGAGGGACAGGACACAGAAGAGCAAAGACCGGCAGATGCGATTTTGTGTCTTTGCCCCATTGAAagcgtcgcgcgcgtcgctctcaTTCTTGTTCAGCTCCACTTCAG gctgtttctcgcctcgccgaaACAGCGACAAATCCTTGCACGCCTCCAGGGTTGCCTGCGTCCGCTCCTCGTCCGCGAGAGG GACCGCATGCGATTCAACAGCGCGGCGCTGACCTTTTTGCAGAGGAAAATGGACCAGGAACGATTTCAGGCCCTCCCGGAAGTAAAGTTGCCTGGGTCCAAGCGGCAAACAGCAGTATCTTATTGA